The Anser cygnoides isolate HZ-2024a breed goose chromosome 4, Taihu_goose_T2T_genome, whole genome shotgun sequence region GCACGAGGAAAGTTCTTCAGTCACCCATGCTGTGACTCCTTAGCTGGGCTCGGTGCTTCAGATACACTGTTTAGAGATTTCTCATCAGGTACCTCTTTAAAATCCACTTCAGGCACCTCCCGCTTAAGGGTGACTGTTGTATTCACCACACGGACTCTGGCGCCCTTTTTTTCCACCCTTCAAAAGAAGAACTGCCTCCCTCAGACCTCTCTCAGATCCACTAAGACCTGAATAATAACAGGGTGATTAGTAAATGCGGTACTAGTATGGTCTCAGTTtcatccagaaaaataaatagagctAGTTGTTTGGGAAAAGAAGAATTCCAGTGGGAGTAAAGATAAATACTGTGACATTTCCCTTAGAAAATGTAGTGTTCAGATATAGAAGATGATCATACTTTtggaaaatttttcattttgttaccTACTGTGAACGTAAGTGCCTAGCATGCAGAAAAGCCAAGCGAGCTGGATGAATACCCAAATAGAGAAATCTGGCTAAAGGGAAGCTGGAATggttataaaatactttttgaagTAAACACTGTAATATGCCAGCAGAGGGGCACCAttccctgccaaaaaaaaaaaaatagcgcCAATGAAATGCTTACAGAGCTGCAAGTTGTTGATTTTATTGGAAAAATTCAGCAGCTTTTTGGACAGTGAAATGTAGGGTAAGTATGTCCCTGACAACTACTGAGTTAACACTGGTATCACAGACTTGCTCTCGAGGGATCCCCAGCTGTAGTGACCTGCTGCTCACCTGCACCCTGTCGCTGTAATCTAGCAGGTTTACTGTGTGTTACTGAAGCCAATTAGACTTAAGAAATCACAGAGATGTTCTCAAATGAGGAGAGGAGATCATCTCCAGGGAAttctaaatttcatttattagtgtttttttataaaatcaaaTTCTTCATTTGAAGATTGGCTAGTCTTCATATAGAGTATTTGCATGTTAAAGATCTGCAACAACAAACCCTACATGTGGAACAAGGCAGGCGCTTGTACAGCTGTGaaaccctgctgctgcctctcggTTGCAAACTGAAATGTTCCGGTTGGCAGCAGAAGGGAAACCCTGAAGAGCTCTGCACCAAGGAGCCAAGGAAAACTGGAGAGCACCTCTACAGGGATGGAGCTTTTGTCTCTCCTATGAGCAGCCTAAGAGAGATTCACTTTCCGCCTTTATGTGGGTTTTGGTCCCTTTCCCTCGTTCCCCAATTTCTCCAAATGTATTGTGAGTCCCAAGGGGTCTGTAAGTGTTAGAACAGTGCAGTTTTATGGACAAGCACTGAAGCAAGAGACAGAGACTGTCCCATCTCTGAATAAGTCCCAACATCCACTGCCAAAGTTTGGATTGATGCATATGATGggaccaaggaaaaaaaaagtctcagttACCTGTCCTGAGGCCCTGAACCACGCTATAATATCGGGACTGATGAAGCATGTATCCTGCTCTTAGCCACTTGAAACAGGGTTGTTCTAGTTGCTTCTCAGAATGTGTTTTCCATTAAGCAGCTCTATACAAGTTTCTGAGTCAGTGAAGGTGACAcgtggaaaaacaaagaaagaaaatttaggAAAGATGAGATCCAgacagttaatattttaaagaaatctacACAATGGAAACAACTGCAGTTTAAATGAAAGTACTCATTTTTTTGTTAGCACTACCATTCctgtcaatggaaaaaaaatcttctcagcTTATTATTGCTGTGGTCAAAACCAGCAGCATCCagaaagtaaatgttttcaATGATAATCTAACGAAAATAACGTCTGGCTCTCTGGCGTGTTATTTGTTTGAATTGTATGCTCGCTCTAACTCAGACTGTGAACTCCTGAGGAACACTAAATGCCAGCAGCACTTGCAACCATGACAAAGCAGGACCCTTTCTCACCTGGAACAAGAAAAGTTCTTCTGTGCTGTCCTGTTCCTCCAGTGTTTCTATCACAGCAGACATGGAGTATGCCACAAATGCCCGTCTTTCAATGGCTCCCTTACAGATTTTAACCTCTGACACCAGTAATTCCTTCTACTGGACTTCAGTCACCTTGCCCCAAACgatgaagaacagcaaaaaaaaaaaaaaaggtgtgtgcTAGCTGAATTCAGCTCAAGTTTCAGCATGCTTCTTCTGTCTTCAAGtctgtttttccccttaaaatatcaagaaaaagaaacaatatataatctaattttttttttaattttctgtacagGAATATAACGTTATGGCAACTTTGTACATGAAATACATACAGTatttaaacatgaaaatcaGCTAGGTAAGAATTTACATTAGCAATGAAACTGATTCATGTGCAGCCCAGTTAATACTTAGTTTAGATCTGTATTTTAACAGGGAGAGATTTTAATAGTTTACAATCATAGaaacataaacatttaaaacaagactctataaaataatttacagaaacCCTACCATCTACACTGAGAGAAAGGGTGTATGCCTGCATGTCCTGTGTGTGCATAACAAGGTGGATGAATGACTTATCTCAGCCTTTTaagtataaaataatttaggaGCAGTTCATGCAATGTGGAAGCAAAGGAGTGCCAGTTCCTTCAAGGTTTCCTGCTACCTCGGACATCTACTGAGCATCACATGTGGGTTACTGGACACATGATAATACAGTTGCCAGATGCTACAGGGAGCACCGGCCCCAGTTCCTCCAAACAATTACTTATGTAAACATAAATATACAAGCTGATATCTTTTCTACACAGTACAAATACAGGTCACAGCTTCTCAGCTGTGCAAGTAGTCAATCCGTATGCTGGGAAGTAGGATAATGTTCAGACCGGAGTTCCCTGTATCCCTGCATGCAGGGGCACTAACAGAACTTTCTCGTTTTCACCAGTTTGCTCTGGTACTTGACAGAGTGCCCTCCATGCCCTATGACATAAACGTCCAGCAGGTAGGACTTGCCAGGCTGCAGGCCCCGAATTGTCTCTGTGGTGACTGCTTTCTGTATATTCTGGCTGTGAAAGTATTTACAGAGAaccttttctgatttcttcctcGTATCTGGACCCAAGCACTggttctgttctcttttcttctgctcctcgTTGTAATTGTCATCCACTTCCTTTTTGTAGATGCAGAATTTGTTTCTCTCCTGTGTGCCAAGCCACGCCACCGTGACTGAAGAACACGTGCGGAGTTTGTCAAAGGCTTTGATTCTTGTATCttcaggaagagaaggaaacgACTGCTTGTTAGGCCTTGTTGTTGCCAGGATCttcagcacagaagcaccttttttgcttcctttcagcctAATTAGGTAtttagcttttgcttttcctcgcaGCTGGAACTGCCGTACTCCCTCCACATTTTGAGACAAGAGAAGTTTGCCGTCTCTTCTAACTTGGATCTGAACAGCATCCAGACAGGAATGAACAGAGAAGGTGACCTTCTGGTGAGATGAAACAGGAGCAAACCGTAGAAATTTGGCTCCCTTCCTCTTGATGAATACATCTGTAACTTTGCCATCCTTCAGTTCGACTGTCTTCTGCTTAGCCTCCTCCTTTGTTCTAGCAAAGGTGCCAACATATGCAGTGCTCATGTTAGTGTTAGTGTTTACTGCAAACATGTCAAAATAGTACTGTGTATCAGGTTTCAGGTCAGACACTGTGAAGATATTCTTGTTCCCGATACAAACTTTGTGCAGGTCAACTCTCGGCTTTGAGGATGTCTGGCGCCCAAACTTTGATGATGATTTTAGGAAACCACGTTCTTTGCCAGCGTTGTTGTCTGTGGGGAAGCCAAAATGGGCAAAGTCGAATGGACTGAAATCCAGACCTGGCTTTGGAGCCATCATGAAGGCATCATCAGAACTGAGTTTGGCTTCAACAGCACAGAGGCTTTTGAAATTGtgttctttattgatgactATGCAATACTGAATTGGCTGTTTCAGTAATGAGGCCGTGGGACTCGGTTTCCATGCTAGTGTCACTGTTGTACGTCCCAGAGAAGTGACATCAATTCTGGGATCATAAGGTAATTCGGGGTAAGGTTGGTCGGATTCTGGAGTAGTAGTTGCATACACTTTAAAATGCGTATCCTTCTCCGTTGACAGCAGGTCTAGTTGGTACAAACCAGAAGGGGAACTAGAGGACACAAAATACTCGACGTCATTGCCTTTGTAAGAGAACAGCTCTGTGCCTTCTTCATTAGTAAtctgctgtttctgttgctCAAGAGGTTCTGGTTCACCTAGATTATAAGcatacaaaaacatttgtaCAGACACAATCCAagaacatgagaaaataaaactctAACAGACACTTCTACACAAAATACAAGTgtgagatgaaaaataaaggttGTATCTTCTGAGGAAGATGTTAGCATAGTTCTTTCATATCAGGCAGAGTTTGGCACTCAGGTTAAAAACACATGTAATAGAAATTGCACTTTAATTGCACATAAATGGAGTTGTGTGGACGGTGGCTACCATCCTCCACTAGACTACTCCAAGCACCCAGCTTGGATGTGCCATACCGTTCCCAGGATGGACTGACTCTGCTGCCTGTTTCTGGGCATATTTCTGAGCCCTGCAGCAATGCCAGTCCTGCCTCTCTCATTTCTATCTCGTGTGCACCACCCAAAGCAAAGCCCACAGTGAAGCTAGGCTGCTCTGGGCAAACAGTTTGTTGTGGCAGCATCCAATCTAACTATAAGTTCAGCtttagcttttactttttttaaaatgcttttccttcccaatgTTGCTACCTACTGCCAGTTTCCTGCACAAAAGCAGGACTAGTGCTGAAGATCCAAAGACGATACAGATGGACCTGCTGCGACACTCAGTATCACACTGAGACTGGCCTGAGGCACCTTGAATCCAAGAGAAAAGTGGGACTTTGAGGCATAAGGAAAGTCTTTGATGGTTTGATACCTGAACCTTCTCCACTGGCTTCCTCTGGGAGCTCTTGCACACTCAGTTTCCACTCCAGGGGGGCATCGCAAGGTGTCACTGTCACTGCTAGAGGCGTATTGTCCTCTTCAACCACAAAGAAGTACCTAGGGGTAGGTTAACAGACCCATAATGTCAATGTATCCTGGTGGCAGCCAACTGCTAGGGACTGACTTTACATTATCAAGGTTGACCTTGGTAGGGCAACAGAGGCAAAAATGTTACTTACAGGCAAGCACGTACAGAGGGAATATAGAAAGTCTGGCAGGTGAAGGCAAAGGAGGTGAGGGGCTGAGGTCCCCCTGCCcgcacagagctgcagagctcaCACTGCCTTTTTCATGATATGGCAGAGGGGTTTCTGGCCTCCTACCCTTCTCCCCCATCAGCTTCACTTTTTGCCCCTACACTAACCATGTGCAGAATAAATGGTCACAAATGTACAAGTGAAGGAAATGGGGTCTCTCCTGAAATATAGGGGTAAGCTCTTCAAAGCAGGACACCCTTTTTATGACATGTCTAGGTAAGAGCCCTAGAAGCACATACAGGCACATGCACATTCAGCTGTCTCCCCGCGTCCTCCCCAAGTACTACATGTCACTAATTGTAAAATGTTCCTCATTTCCTCATTCACAAAGGCTTAAGGAGGTGTGTGGTATGTGGAGGACAGTGGCATTGCTGCTCTTCCCTGAACTCTCTGGAGCCTCgatttcttctccagactaaacttGGTATTTTCTGACCCATAGGGTTGGGGCTGGGAAGAGGGGCAACCAGGCCAGAATTGGCTTGCACTGCTTCTTTAAAGCACAATATGAAATAATGAAGAGAGACAAATGTGGTGAGGTTAGCCTGTAGTTTCTAATTTCCTTCCCCCACCCTCTGCCTCCAGACATGGTTAGCGGCCCCACTTCGGGGAACTTCTGGGGTCTGCAGGAACTCTGGGCTGATACCAGAAATCACACAAACTGCGTAGACCCTCAGCTGGGGAGGCCAGACTGGGATGGAGACTCGCACAGTTACTTACTTCACCAGCCAGAGCACTGGCATTTCTATTTCATGGAATAGAACTTCACAGAATTTCTCTTATTTGGATTCAGTTTTGATTTCAAACCAGACAACAAATAAATCTGCTATCTTCCAAGTACAACAACCTCCCTTAAACTGGGCAGAAATACCTTTTAGGTGTGTCTCGGAACAGGTAGCTGCTAATTTCGGCTCCATCTGGGACGACTGATGAATcatgaaaaaatgctttgtccCGAATCTGCATCTGGAAGAGCTCCTCATCTCTGGTAGGCAACTTCTGTGTCCTGGAGCtgagcggcagcagcagcaagagcagcGGGCAGTGAAGCAGGAGCATCCTGCAGCAAAGACAGGGATTCCTTGGTGAGGGCTGAGCCACACGTGCACAGCAGAAGCTGCCCCCACCTCATCTCACGCCGCTCAAGGGAGACCGCAGTGAAGCACAGGGTTTAGTCGTGACCTGTTCGTTCACGAGCTCAGGAAGACACAGACTAACATGGCTCCTACAGGCTGGCTTAATACTGCCCAAGAGCTTACTACAGTCTTCAGCCAATCTTTAGACCCAAGCTGCAGAGTACGGGGGAGTTTAGCAAGGAGGTATGAATTTGAAAGGCTTATTCCGCCACTGAAACACATGCATACCTACAATGATGTTGCATGCCCTTTATGATTTGCAGGAAATTTCATAGTACTGCCACATGAGCACTGGGAGTACGTGGTGTAAGGACCGAACTTGCATTGTCAGTGCTCTTGGATAAAGTATGTAAATAAGATTTTTCCATCTCAAGCTATAATTGAAAGCAAGCCCACACAGTGGTTTGAAAttggtctctctctctctccctttaaCAAAGAGCAAAAGCCTTGAACATACTTTGGTAGAGCTACAGTTTGATGTTTTGCCACAGGAGAAATAGAACTCGCTGGACATGGGACCCAGAGTAAGCACAGAGCAGATGGAGGGTACAGCAACGTCGCTTAGCAGATTTTGGTTGGGCTTCCAACAATCctttgaaaagtaaatatttccaGTGAAATTGCTCTTTATAAAAATAGAGAATTAGGAAAATATGTGATATAAACCCACACATATTCAAAGCACATTGGTATTAGCATGCAATTCAGCAGGGCTTAATCCTCAAGCCTGATGGGAAttgcaaaacacaaaagcagagaaTCCCTTACAAATTAGGCATAATAATTCATAATCTCAGCCTTTCATTATTATGTCTACAACTAGGTCAGTAATGACTACCCTAACGTACACAGTGGGATAGACTGCAAATCTCCTTTCACTACAGCAGATGATCTCATACCAATGGCTCTGGTAGGGGGTGAGAGGAAATGCAGCCCATTTCTGGTAAGAGTACAGTGAGTTTAAACCGCTAAACGATTATATTcctaaaattaggaaaaaaaaaaaagagttttaggCCATTACCTAAACTGTGTTAGCCACTGGCTTTGGGGAAAAGCGTGGTAAAAACATTGAGCTGGCAGGAACAGTGTTATCGTACTTTGCTTGTTGCTACTTGGTTCAGTGTGCATACATGCCCCAGTCCTTATACTGCACAGTAAGTTGATTATTGCTTCATAAGACActctttatttttacctttaaaatcAAATCCACTGTTCagttggtgtttgtttttttttctccacatgaCCTTTCTCTAGTCTTTTACATAAAAACAGTAAGTACAAGACTCCTTGAGAAGTGGCATGATGTATTTTAAGCCATAATAAAATCGGTCTTTTTCAAGCtcttaatgaaaatataaacatgtGCCCCTCAGGGAAGCATCAGTGtccacctccttccccctcctgtGGTTGCCTTCTGAAAACCCCAAAAGAGCCTCAGCCCGTTATTTATTTGGCGATAACCTCACAACAGCAACACAGGGCTGGGGGATAGCAAGGCTCCGTCACCGTAATTTCCCATTTGCAGGGCTTATAACACTTCACCTCCACCACTCAGGTTTTAAATTGTGTATTTCGTTATAATTTGAGAGCTTACTGCAGTGCTCTGCCCTAAGGGAGGGAAGGGCATACATGGCTTTACCTAAGACATGTAGCTGCTACCTGCAGTCAAAATCATGATTTGGCTCTCCCAGTGTTTGTCAGCAGTTTATCCTGACCGGTTCCTTACCTAGATTTGGATGACAGCAGGCATGTTTTGTTGAATTCAGACCAAAGTGTTGATACTTATCACCAAAGTCAATGATATTTGGCCTTTCAGAGCAAAGATCCTAAGTCAAAATACTGTCTGACTCAAGCCACCGAAGTCAGCAGAAATCTCCTCTCATAGGACTCCAGACGAGCTCCGTGTGCTGCAAAGCACTGTTTATTGACTTTTCACGTATTATCGTTGGCCAacagggaagaaattctttctaaCTTATACACACCAGCTACAGCAGATTATTTGGTTAGGTAAGAAACACGGATGCTTTCTGCAGACCACGTCCTCCACGTGAACCCCCTGAAACTGCAATATCGTATATTCTCACTGTCTGCTCCAGTGCAGTGTaactgttattaaaataaactacTTCTGATTATAGGACTACCCAGGCTAAGCTTCACTTCTTAAACAATCTTACTAGCTAATCCACTTTAAAAACTGGTAGACAGCGTTTCTGTCCCCATTAACTACTGCAGTGTAGCGAAAAGGTAAGGATTTGTCTGTGATTCCTGTAACTAATTGTAAAAGCGCTTCAGCTTGAACTTAACCACAGAAGATACGTAAAGGTTAGTCCTGTGCTCCCCCCCCAGGCTAGGAAGGCAGCACCGGCCCATTTTATATGTGAAATAGCTTGCAGAATTGTCAACTGTTAATGAAAGACAAACCTTTTACAAACTTGGTTCCTTTACAAGCAAGTAGCAAGCAAGCAGGATTTTGAGTGCCTTCATTT contains the following coding sequences:
- the NDNF gene encoding protein NDNF isoform X3, producing the protein MTSATFRSLLAACRMLLLHCPLLLLLLPLSSRTQKLPTRDEELFQMQIRDKAFFHDSSVVPDGAEISSYLFRDTPKRYFFVVEEDNTPLAVTVTPCDAPLEWKLSVQELPEEASGEGSGEPEPLEQQKQQITNEEGTELFSYKGNDVEYFVSSSSPSGLYQLDLLSTEKDTHFKVYATTTPESDQPYPELPYDPRIDVTSLGRTTVTLAWKPSPTASLLKQPIQYCIVINKEHNFKSLCAVEAKLSSDDAFMMAPKPGLDFSPFDFAHFGFPTDNNAGKERGFLKSSSKFGRQTSSKPRVDLHKVCIGNKNIFTVSDLKPDTQYYFDMFAVNTNTNMSTAYVGTFARTKEEAKQKTVELKDGKVTDVFIKRKGAKFLRFAPVSSHQKVTFSVHSCLDAVQIQVRRDGKLLLSQNVEGVRQFQLRGKAKAKYLIRLKGSKKGASVLKILATTRPNKQSFPSLPEDTRIKAFDKLRTCSSVTVAWLGTQERNKFCIYKKEVDDNYNEEQKKREQNQCLGPDTRKKSEKVLCKYFHSQNIQKAVTTETIRGLQPGKSYLLDVYVIGHGGHSVKYQSKLVKTRKFC
- the NDNF gene encoding protein NDNF isoform X1, whose protein sequence is MHLGCLLQCLCEFPLSCLCSEVSTSAAIPNAGETVFVMEAEGIGLCMPKGTAQQMLLLHCPLLLLLLPLSSRTQKLPTRDEELFQMQIRDKAFFHDSSVVPDGAEISSYLFRDTPKRYFFVVEEDNTPLAVTVTPCDAPLEWKLSVQELPEEASGEGSGEPEPLEQQKQQITNEEGTELFSYKGNDVEYFVSSSSPSGLYQLDLLSTEKDTHFKVYATTTPESDQPYPELPYDPRIDVTSLGRTTVTLAWKPSPTASLLKQPIQYCIVINKEHNFKSLCAVEAKLSSDDAFMMAPKPGLDFSPFDFAHFGFPTDNNAGKERGFLKSSSKFGRQTSSKPRVDLHKVCIGNKNIFTVSDLKPDTQYYFDMFAVNTNTNMSTAYVGTFARTKEEAKQKTVELKDGKVTDVFIKRKGAKFLRFAPVSSHQKVTFSVHSCLDAVQIQVRRDGKLLLSQNVEGVRQFQLRGKAKAKYLIRLKGSKKGASVLKILATTRPNKQSFPSLPEDTRIKAFDKLRTCSSVTVAWLGTQERNKFCIYKKEVDDNYNEEQKKREQNQCLGPDTRKKSEKVLCKYFHSQNIQKAVTTETIRGLQPGKSYLLDVYVIGHGGHSVKYQSKLVKTRKFC
- the NDNF gene encoding protein NDNF isoform X5, encoding MLLLHCPLLLLLLPLSSRTQKLPTRDEELFQMQIRDKAFFHDSSVVPDGAEISSYLFRDTPKRYFFVVEEDNTPLAVTVTPCDAPLEWKLSVQELPEEASGEGSGEPEPLEQQKQQITNEEGTELFSYKGNDVEYFVSSSSPSGLYQLDLLSTEKDTHFKVYATTTPESDQPYPELPYDPRIDVTSLGRTTVTLAWKPSPTASLLKQPIQYCIVINKEHNFKSLCAVEAKLSSDDAFMMAPKPGLDFSPFDFAHFGFPTDNNAGKERGFLKSSSKFGRQTSSKPRVDLHKVCIGNKNIFTVSDLKPDTQYYFDMFAVNTNTNMSTAYVGTFARTKEEAKQKTVELKDGKVTDVFIKRKGAKFLRFAPVSSHQKVTFSVHSCLDAVQIQVRRDGKLLLSQNVEGVRQFQLRGKAKAKYLIRLKGSKKGASVLKILATTRPNKQSFPSLPEDTRIKAFDKLRTCSSVTVAWLGTQERNKFCIYKKEVDDNYNEEQKKREQNQCLGPDTRKKSEKVLCKYFHSQNIQKAVTTETIRGLQPGKSYLLDVYVIGHGGHSVKYQSKLVKTRKFC
- the NDNF gene encoding protein NDNF isoform X4 produces the protein MLRGLGRTSRMLLLHCPLLLLLLPLSSRTQKLPTRDEELFQMQIRDKAFFHDSSVVPDGAEISSYLFRDTPKRYFFVVEEDNTPLAVTVTPCDAPLEWKLSVQELPEEASGEGSGEPEPLEQQKQQITNEEGTELFSYKGNDVEYFVSSSSPSGLYQLDLLSTEKDTHFKVYATTTPESDQPYPELPYDPRIDVTSLGRTTVTLAWKPSPTASLLKQPIQYCIVINKEHNFKSLCAVEAKLSSDDAFMMAPKPGLDFSPFDFAHFGFPTDNNAGKERGFLKSSSKFGRQTSSKPRVDLHKVCIGNKNIFTVSDLKPDTQYYFDMFAVNTNTNMSTAYVGTFARTKEEAKQKTVELKDGKVTDVFIKRKGAKFLRFAPVSSHQKVTFSVHSCLDAVQIQVRRDGKLLLSQNVEGVRQFQLRGKAKAKYLIRLKGSKKGASVLKILATTRPNKQSFPSLPEDTRIKAFDKLRTCSSVTVAWLGTQERNKFCIYKKEVDDNYNEEQKKREQNQCLGPDTRKKSEKVLCKYFHSQNIQKAVTTETIRGLQPGKSYLLDVYVIGHGGHSVKYQSKLVKTRKFC
- the NDNF gene encoding protein NDNF isoform X2 → MEAEGIGLCMPKGTAQQMLLLHCPLLLLLLPLSSRTQKLPTRDEELFQMQIRDKAFFHDSSVVPDGAEISSYLFRDTPKRYFFVVEEDNTPLAVTVTPCDAPLEWKLSVQELPEEASGEGSGEPEPLEQQKQQITNEEGTELFSYKGNDVEYFVSSSSPSGLYQLDLLSTEKDTHFKVYATTTPESDQPYPELPYDPRIDVTSLGRTTVTLAWKPSPTASLLKQPIQYCIVINKEHNFKSLCAVEAKLSSDDAFMMAPKPGLDFSPFDFAHFGFPTDNNAGKERGFLKSSSKFGRQTSSKPRVDLHKVCIGNKNIFTVSDLKPDTQYYFDMFAVNTNTNMSTAYVGTFARTKEEAKQKTVELKDGKVTDVFIKRKGAKFLRFAPVSSHQKVTFSVHSCLDAVQIQVRRDGKLLLSQNVEGVRQFQLRGKAKAKYLIRLKGSKKGASVLKILATTRPNKQSFPSLPEDTRIKAFDKLRTCSSVTVAWLGTQERNKFCIYKKEVDDNYNEEQKKREQNQCLGPDTRKKSEKVLCKYFHSQNIQKAVTTETIRGLQPGKSYLLDVYVIGHGGHSVKYQSKLVKTRKFC